The following are encoded in a window of Streptomyces sp. Go-475 genomic DNA:
- a CDS encoding LuxR C-terminal-related transcriptional regulator, with amino-acid sequence MLINLSETHTAEEAWHQIGRALGCDGPVTAQDLAAVVADQEILLILDDCDLLASELSLGIAELLATCPGLRITATSRTPIDIYAEHLFLVQPLRVASDSDTDSDGKSPAVQLFEDRLREQYCDNAVLDCDLDVIAEICALLDGLPLAIELTARSIGTLTLHSALDQLRQGNLTPPSSRLHDTSVRQRSMEDALSWTDGKLGPEERELIQRLSCCEAPFDLDTAEYLGGLSRPQTLRLLDELVHKGLLLFGQDETGEPLFRVLSATRSFYRRQLSADRTRAADARARHARRVTAPDNWKPLAELSLDQINADTERRVEDVRTALLPLRALGEHLRLVEVVLALENIWIAQGRLPEMADHLERSVEALGADGGHGDIGHLLCRALETAGRWRAENGQLQLAERAWKSVTALYEERGDRIGRARTAGHLGDLARRRGHHAEAGEQLTSAAGELSELGDERGLALVRRYKALLAHDQGAPDAENDLRSAIASFRSLGEQRELALSFLALSRLHLLTEKPGRACQEVRSALSSLRQLGGPGDVAAALEIYGCALYALNARCHEHIARMLVAADALRSCHALPAGDIADLVDDVVRRLRTALGPDHFSRLRRRLRSVRTEALMDDALSVAADETAATVTEASHDCLTPRQTEIALMVAEGMTNRQIANRLSLSEWTVVNHLRQVMQKLEAPSRVHVARHMQQQRHNQPKVSL; translated from the coding sequence GTGCTGATCAACCTGTCCGAGACCCACACCGCCGAGGAAGCATGGCACCAGATCGGGCGCGCGCTCGGCTGCGACGGCCCGGTCACCGCGCAGGACTTGGCCGCGGTCGTCGCGGACCAGGAGATCCTGCTCATCCTGGACGACTGCGATCTGCTTGCCTCCGAACTGTCCCTGGGGATCGCCGAGTTGCTCGCCACCTGCCCCGGACTGCGGATCACCGCGACCAGCCGTACGCCCATCGACATCTACGCCGAGCATCTGTTCCTCGTGCAACCGCTGCGGGTGGCCTCGGACAGCGACACGGACTCCGACGGTAAGTCCCCTGCCGTGCAGCTCTTCGAGGACCGGCTCAGGGAGCAGTACTGCGACAATGCCGTCCTCGACTGCGACCTGGACGTCATCGCGGAGATCTGCGCATTGCTCGACGGGTTACCCCTGGCCATAGAGCTCACCGCCCGCAGCATCGGCACACTCACCTTGCACTCCGCTCTCGACCAACTGCGCCAGGGCAACCTGACGCCTCCCTCCAGCCGACTGCACGACACGTCGGTCAGGCAACGGTCCATGGAGGACGCGCTCTCCTGGACGGACGGCAAGCTCGGTCCTGAGGAGAGAGAGCTCATCCAGCGGCTGTCCTGCTGTGAGGCACCCTTCGACTTGGACACCGCCGAGTACCTCGGTGGGCTCTCCCGGCCGCAAACCCTTCGCCTGTTGGACGAGCTGGTCCACAAGGGCCTGCTGCTGTTCGGACAGGACGAAACCGGTGAACCCCTGTTCCGAGTGCTCTCGGCCACCAGGAGTTTCTACCGCAGGCAGCTGTCGGCGGACAGGACCCGCGCCGCCGACGCGCGAGCCCGCCACGCCCGCCGCGTGACGGCGCCGGACAACTGGAAGCCGCTCGCCGAACTGTCCCTCGACCAGATCAACGCCGACACCGAACGCCGCGTCGAGGACGTGCGCACCGCCCTGCTGCCGCTGCGGGCTCTGGGGGAGCACCTGCGACTTGTCGAGGTCGTCCTCGCTCTCGAGAACATATGGATCGCCCAGGGCCGCCTGCCCGAGATGGCGGATCATCTGGAGCGGTCAGTCGAGGCGCTCGGGGCGGACGGCGGCCACGGCGACATCGGCCACCTGCTGTGCCGTGCCCTGGAGACCGCGGGACGCTGGCGGGCCGAGAACGGTCAACTCCAACTGGCCGAGCGCGCCTGGAAGTCCGTGACGGCGCTGTACGAGGAGCGCGGCGACCGGATCGGACGTGCCCGGACCGCCGGTCATCTGGGGGATCTGGCCCGCCGGAGGGGTCACCACGCCGAAGCCGGAGAGCAGCTCACCTCAGCCGCCGGCGAGCTGTCGGAACTCGGCGACGAACGCGGCCTCGCGCTGGTCCGGCGCTACAAGGCCCTGCTCGCCCACGACCAGGGAGCCCCGGACGCGGAGAACGACTTGCGCTCGGCCATCGCTTCCTTCCGTTCGCTGGGCGAACAGCGTGAGCTGGCGCTGTCGTTCCTGGCGCTGTCGCGGCTCCACCTGCTGACGGAAAAGCCCGGACGCGCCTGCCAGGAGGTGCGGTCCGCGCTGAGCTCGCTGCGGCAGCTCGGCGGTCCGGGGGATGTGGCGGCGGCGCTGGAGATCTACGGCTGCGCTCTGTACGCGCTCAACGCGCGTTGCCATGAGCACATCGCCCGCATGCTCGTGGCGGCGGACGCTCTGCGCTCGTGCCACGCGCTGCCGGCCGGTGACATCGCCGACCTGGTCGACGACGTGGTGCGTCGTCTGCGGACCGCACTGGGCCCGGACCACTTTTCGCGGCTGCGCCGGCGGCTGCGCAGCGTCCGCACCGAAGCGCTGATGGACGACGCACTCTCCGTGGCCGCGGACGAGACTGCGGCCACGGTGACGGAGGCGTCGCACGATTGCCTCACGCCCCGCCAGACGGAGATCGCGCTGATGGTGGCGGAAGGGATGACCAACCGTCAGATCGCCAACCGGCTCAGTCTGTCGGAGTGGACGGTCGTCAACCACCTCCGGCAGGTGATGCAGAAGCTGGAGGCGCCCTCACGCGTGCATGTGGCCCGCCACATGCAGCAGCAGCGGCACAACCAGCCGAAGGTGTCGCTCTGA
- a CDS encoding DegT/DnrJ/EryC1/StrS family aminotransferase: protein MWPLISSHVNDVFERGKFSHGRKVAEFERAMASFTGARHAIAVNSGTDALVILLRAAGVGPGDEVIVPAFTFFASASAVTMAGATPVFADITDDGAYALDPASVEAAITERTRAVLPVHLFCQPADMGALMDLARRRDLMVLEDSAEAVGMRWDGTHAGLIGSGGVLSFFPTKTLGALGDAGMILTDDDRTAEEASVLRHHGRMGRTIDHIAGISNLSRVSGTNSKMDDIQAAVLMAKLSRLDEDIRRRSVLADAYTERLRGADGVLAVPRLVPRAVPVDPVFYVYLVEVERRDELAEHLAGRGIGTETYYPRPLHTQPCYAGRQAPGSLPRAEAACRRTLALPLYPDLTEEQVDTVCAAISDFYARGPR, encoded by the coding sequence ATGTGGCCGCTCATCAGCAGCCACGTCAATGACGTCTTCGAGCGCGGAAAGTTCTCGCACGGACGCAAGGTCGCCGAGTTCGAGCGAGCGATGGCCTCCTTCACGGGAGCCCGGCACGCCATTGCCGTGAACAGCGGGACCGACGCCCTGGTCATCCTGCTGCGCGCGGCCGGCGTCGGTCCCGGCGACGAAGTCATCGTCCCGGCCTTCACGTTCTTCGCCTCGGCTTCCGCGGTGACGATGGCCGGGGCCACCCCGGTCTTCGCGGACATCACCGATGACGGCGCGTACGCACTGGATCCCGCGTCGGTCGAAGCCGCGATCACCGAACGCACCCGGGCGGTGCTGCCCGTGCATCTCTTCTGCCAGCCGGCGGACATGGGAGCCCTGATGGACCTGGCCCGCCGCCGGGACCTGATGGTCCTGGAGGACAGCGCCGAGGCGGTGGGCATGCGCTGGGACGGCACCCACGCAGGGCTCATCGGTTCCGGCGGCGTTCTGTCCTTCTTCCCCACGAAGACGCTCGGGGCGCTCGGCGACGCCGGGATGATCCTCACCGACGACGACCGGACGGCCGAAGAGGCGAGCGTGTTACGGCACCACGGACGCATGGGCAGGACCATCGACCACATCGCCGGGATATCCAACCTCTCACGGGTTTCGGGCACCAACAGCAAGATGGACGACATCCAGGCGGCGGTCCTGATGGCCAAGCTGAGCCGGCTCGATGAGGACATCCGGCGGCGCAGTGTGCTCGCGGACGCCTACACCGAGCGGCTCCGCGGCGCCGATGGCGTGCTGGCCGTGCCGCGCCTGGTTCCGCGCGCCGTACCGGTCGACCCCGTCTTCTACGTGTATCTCGTCGAAGTCGAGAGGCGGGACGAGTTGGCGGAGCATCTGGCGGGGCGCGGCATCGGCACCGAGACCTACTACCCGCGCCCGCTGCACACACAGCCGTGCTACGCGGGGCGGCAGGCCCCCGGCTCACTCCCGCGGGCCGAGGCGGCGTGCCGGCGCACTCTGGCGCTTCCTCTGTATCCGGACCTCACCGAAGAGCAGGTGGACACGGTGTGCGCGGCCATATCGGACTTCTACGCCAGGGGGCCAAGGTGA
- a CDS encoding DegT/DnrJ/EryC1/StrS family aminotransferase, whose protein sequence is MRGHIGLLRQGAKVIPFFPPDLFEADRQALLDLLYDVGTDEEQRFILGRRTAEFEDLLCRTTGAAHVIACSSGTGGLNLAVQALGIGPGDEVIVPAFCCQPVASSVANAGATPVFADVDPHTMVIDPDNVAELITDRTRAVMPAHIFSIMADMPRINKVARAHGIKVIEDAAVAQGAVLDGVPSGRWGDIGVFSLFQVKSFGTVGEGGVVLTDDATTAQAVRMLRNHGQDGVHRFLHHMVGQNNRFDEIIAAFQLHRHDGFAGRLERRARIADYYSERLVPLADRGVLAPPAGRNGRCYYVYALLVEQREELRAWLAEKGVGTHVYYPRPLPAQPAFSAFAPTGRDLPGARHASDHNLAIPIWPHLTDAQVEYVADSICEFFT, encoded by the coding sequence GTGCGCGGCCATATCGGACTTCTACGCCAGGGGGCCAAGGTGATCCCGTTCTTCCCGCCGGATCTCTTCGAAGCCGACCGCCAGGCACTGCTCGATCTGCTCTACGACGTCGGTACGGACGAGGAACAGCGGTTCATCCTCGGCCGCCGCACAGCGGAATTCGAGGACCTGCTGTGCCGCACGACCGGCGCGGCCCACGTCATCGCGTGCTCCAGCGGCACCGGGGGACTGAACCTGGCGGTCCAGGCTCTCGGAATCGGCCCGGGCGACGAGGTCATCGTCCCGGCCTTCTGCTGCCAGCCGGTGGCCAGCTCGGTGGCGAACGCGGGGGCGACGCCGGTCTTCGCCGACGTCGATCCACACACCATGGTGATCGACCCGGACAACGTGGCAGAACTGATCACTGACAGGACCCGGGCGGTGATGCCCGCTCACATCTTCTCGATCATGGCCGACATGCCCCGCATCAACAAGGTGGCCAGGGCGCACGGCATCAAGGTCATCGAGGACGCGGCCGTCGCCCAGGGCGCCGTCCTGGACGGTGTGCCCTCCGGGCGGTGGGGGGACATCGGAGTCTTCTCGCTCTTCCAGGTCAAGTCCTTCGGCACGGTCGGCGAAGGAGGTGTGGTCCTCACCGACGACGCGACGACGGCACAGGCCGTCCGTATGCTGCGCAACCACGGCCAGGACGGCGTCCACCGCTTCCTGCACCACATGGTCGGCCAGAACAACCGGTTCGACGAGATCATCGCGGCGTTCCAGCTGCACCGGCACGACGGCTTCGCCGGGCGGCTCGAACGCAGGGCGCGGATAGCCGACTACTACTCGGAGCGGCTGGTGCCCCTGGCCGACCGCGGTGTGCTGGCGCCGCCCGCGGGGCGCAACGGGCGTTGCTACTACGTCTACGCGCTCCTGGTCGAGCAGCGCGAGGAGCTGCGTGCCTGGCTGGCCGAGAAGGGGGTCGGCACCCACGTCTACTATCCCAGGCCGCTGCCCGCGCAACCGGCCTTCAGCGCGTTCGCACCCACGGGACGGGACCTGCCAGGTGCTCGGCACGCGAGTGACCACAACCTCGCCATTCCGATCTGGCCGCATCTCACGGATGCTCAAGTCGAGTACGTCGCCGATTCGATCTGCGAATTCTTCACCTGA